A window of Arcobacter acticola genomic DNA:
TGAATCATAAGCATAATTATTAAAGTTTCCTTTATATGTTGCAATTGAATTATTGTTATCAAAATATGATTCAGGTGTTATATCATCTATTGTAATAAATTCTTCATCTTCAAAGCTTTCTTTATTTGCTTCGAATTCACCTTTAATTTGAATACTATTAGCTGATTTTAAATCAACTTCTCCTTTCATGGCTTGGGCTTCATCTCCATATAAATAAGCTGATCCATCTCCTGTTGTGCCGTTAGTTCCATTTATTTCTAATTCACCTTTTTTAGCATTTTTAATATTTCCATTAAATTCAAAAGTAGTATCATAATAAGCTAAAGGAGTATTTGTTACTTTGATTTTACCATTTGAAATTTGATCTTTTGAAGCACCAAAATCTATATCCATTGAGATTGTTGTACTTTGCGGTATTTTTATAGGTATATATGCTTTTTTTAGGTATTGATTTTCAGAGTCATATTCAGCATTATTAAAATTACCTGTATATTTTGCCACTGAATTATTATTTTCAATATAAGTTTCAGGGGTTATTTGAAAAAGACTTACAGTTTTTGTTAATAGTTCTTCAAGAGCTACTTGCTCAGCGGCAATTCTTGCGGCTTCTGCATCAGCTGCTGCTTGTGCTGCTGTTGCTTGTTCAGCAGCAATTCTTGCGGCTTCTGCATCAGCTGCTGCTTGAATAGCAGCTTCATCTGCAGCTATTTGAGCTGCAGCAGCTTGAGCTGCCGCTAAATCAGCTGCCGCTTTTTCTTCTGCTGTTTGAGCAGCAGCTTGAGCAGCTGCAGCATCATTTAATGCTTGTTGTGCAGCTGCTTGCTCTGCTGCAATTCTTGTTGCTTCAGCATCGGCAGCCGCTTGTGCTGCTGCTGCTTCTTCAGCTGCAGTTTTTGCATCCGCTGCATCCGCTGCTGCTTGAGCTATAATTGCATTCGCTGCTGCTTGAGCTGCAATTTTTTCTTGAGCTGCTAATTGTGCTGCAGCATCAGCAGCTGCATCGGCAGTAGCTTGAGCAGCTTGAGCTGCATCAGCAGCAGCTTGTTCGGCCGCAGTGTCAGCCGCTGCTTGGGCTGCTTGCTCCGCTGCAATTCTTGCGGCTTCTGCGTCAGCCGCTGCTTGGGTCGCTTGCTCCGCTGCAATTCTTGCTGCTTCCGCATCTGCCGCTGCTTGGGTCGCTTGCTCCGCTGCAATTCTTGCTGCTTCCGCATCTGCCGCTGCTTGGGCTGCTTGCTCCGCTGCAATTCTTGCTTGTTCCGCGTCAGCCGCAGCCTGAGTTACAATTTTTGCTGCTGCGTCAGCTGCTGCTTGATCTGATGATTCTGTTTCAGTTGCTGCAATTTTTGCTGTTTGATTATCATTGTTATTTGATTCATTTGTTGTGGTAGTTTGTGCTACTTCACTTTGATTAGTATTTATAGTTGTATCCTCTGTTGTCTCAGAAGAATTTGAAATAGTATCTGTAGCTAGATTATTTTGAATAGTTATGGTGTTATTAATTATTTTCAAATCATTTGGTTTGATTTTTTTTACATCAATTTTTGTATTAGTAGAATCAAGAGATACAAATTCTCCTGAATTTACAAAAGAGCTTTCTTTTGATGTTAGATTAGTAACTAAAATTTTACCTTCTGTACAAAAAATTTGTTCATTATCTTTTGAGAGATTCATAACAATTTGAGTTCCTCTAATTCCTATTGAAGCACTTTTTGTTTCTAAGTTAAATTTTTCTGGAGCTAATTTACCAATTTTTCCTGTAATGGTTCTGAATGTTCCTTTGAACATATCAAATTTTGCTTCGAATTTTTGATTTTTCTCATCATAAAGATAGTCATTTACTTGAAAAGAAGAATTTTCACCAATAGAAATAATAGTTTCATCCTTAAAAAGTAATTGAACTTTTGTATTATCCTTAGTAATAATTACATCTTGTTTTTCAATAATTGAATTTCCATCTAGTTTTATAGTTGTATCATTACGAACGATTGATGCGTCACCTTTTAATGCTACAACCTTTGCAACATTAGCAAAAAGTGAAGAAGTAAATAGTAATAAAGTTATTAATATAAATTTTTTAATTGAAGTAGCCATAAATAGTTCCTTTATAAGATTATTTTACCAAGAAAAAGCTTTTAAGTATTTTAAACTAATTA
This region includes:
- a CDS encoding FecR family protein, giving the protein MATSIKKFILITLLLFTSSLFANVAKVVALKGDASIVRNDTTIKLDGNSIIEKQDVIITKDNTKVQLLFKDETIISIGENSSFQVNDYLYDEKNQKFEAKFDMFKGTFRTITGKIGKLAPEKFNLETKSASIGIRGTQIVMNLSKDNEQIFCTEGKILVTNLTSKESSFVNSGEFVSLDSTNTKIDVKKIKPNDLKIINNTITIQNNLATDTISNSSETTEDTTINTNQSEVAQTTTTNESNNNDNQTAKIAATETESSDQAAADAAAKIVTQAAADAEQARIAAEQAAQAAADAEAARIAAEQATQAAADAEAARIAAEQATQAAADAEAARIAAEQAAQAAADTAAEQAAADAAQAAQATADAAADAAAQLAAQEKIAAQAAANAIIAQAAADAADAKTAAEEAAAAQAAADAEATRIAAEQAAAQQALNDAAAAQAAAQTAEEKAAADLAAAQAAAAQIAADEAAIQAAADAEAARIAAEQATAAQAAADAEAARIAAEQVALEELLTKTVSLFQITPETYIENNNSVAKYTGNFNNAEYDSENQYLKKAYIPIKIPQSTTISMDIDFGASKDQISNGKIKVTNTPLAYYDTTFEFNGNIKNAKKGELEINGTNGTTGDGSAYLYGDEAQAMKGEVDLKSANSIQIKGEFEANKESFEDEEFITIDDITPESYFDNNNSIATYKGNFNNYAYDSGKQYLLNINSEKVQIPTNTSISMDVDFGSASNQISNGAINLKDVGDGTSRTLTFDGDINKSNSTFDISPTGTTIGGQNSGTFYGSEADIAQGKVIMQSSDNVQINGSFDTTKQ